Below is a genomic region from Telmatobacter sp. DSM 110680.
AGTCCCCTCGAGAGCACATCAGGGTACAATCTGCCGCCGAAAAACATCCTCGATGTGATGCGAGCGCCCTCTCCGCCCTACCCACTGGTGAGCCCGACAGAGGACACGATTCTACTGTTGTCTCTGCAGGATTATCCCTCGATTTCACGAGTTGCGACGCCCTTCCTGCGACTCGCGGGCGTGCGCGTGGAGCCGAGGAATCACAGCAAGCACGACACCCCGGGCGGTTATGGGATCACTCCATGCGCCGACAGCTACGATTTGGTGCAAATCGCCGACCATAGGCAAACACATGTGGAGCTACCGGTGGGGGCATGCCCGGGCATCCCGGTATGGGCCGCCGACGGAAAACGATTCGCGTTCGTGAATCTAGCGCTGGACTCGGTTGAACTCTGGATCGGCGATGGAAAGACAGGCGAAGTCCATCAGGTATCTGGCGTCCGCCTGAACCCGATGTTCAACGACGCGATGCAATGGATGCCTGATCAGAAGAGGCTTTTGGTGAAGCTGGTGCCCGAGGGAATGGGCGCACCGCCGCCGGAGCCCGTCGTGCCGATTGGCCCGAGCATCCAGGAGACGGGAGGCGAGAAAGGCCAGAGCAGCACTTACGAAAACCGCGACACGCTCGGCAACAAACATGACGAAGATCTCTTCGATTACTATGCGGCTTCGCAACTCGCCATAGTCGATACAGCCACCGGAACGATTACCCCGGTGGGCAAGCCGGGGAATTATGAATCGCTCAGTCCCGCGCCGGATGGACAGCATCTCCTGGTAACTGCGATCCACAAGCCCTACTCGTACGTCACCACGTACGATCGGTTCCCGAAGGAAGTTGAAGTGTGGAACGTATCCGAGCCCTCACACATTTCTGTTAAGACCATCGCATCTCTTCCGCTGGCAGATCGCGTTCCTATTCAGGGCGTTCCGCTGGGTCCGCGGGAGTTCTCCTGGCGTGCGACGGAGCCCGCGACGCTGGTGTGGGCCGAGGCGCTCGATGGCGGCGACTGGAATGTCAAGGTTCCTGCTCGCGACAAGATCATGTTGCAGAAAGCGCCATTTGACTCGCCAGCTCAAGAAATCACGCGCACCGAGCAACGTTATGAAGGCTTTAATTGGAGTGATCTGGCCAGCGTTGCTCTTCTGAACGAATACGACGAGAACCGCCATTGGCGGCGGTCCTTCATCATCGACGTCGATGATCAAAAGGGAAAACCTCACCTGCTCTGGGATCTTTCCACGGACGAGCACTATGCAAATCCCGGCTATCCAGTGGAACACCAGCTCGCGAATGGATTCTCGGTGGTTCGGCAGGACGGAGATCGGATCTATCTGTCGGGAACCGGCTCCTCGCCCGATGGGGACCGGCCGTTTCTTGATCGTCTGGATCTCAAAACCCTGAAATCCGAGCGCCTGTTTCGCAGCGAAAAAACATCCTACGAGCGATTTCTCTCATTTACCGGACCGAACCCGGAAATTTTCCTCACCTGGCACCAATCGCCGGTCGACGCACCGAATGCGTTTGAACGAACACTTGGCGAACCGCTTAAAGGTCCTGCAGGCGAAGCCGCCTTCGCATCCACGAGCGTTGCGATCACCCACATTCCAGACGCGACACCCGAAGTGCGCGCTATCAAAAAGAGACTCGTCAAGTACAAGCGCGCCGACGGGCTGGATCTGTCGTTCACGCTCTACACTCCTCCCGGATATCAGGAAGGCACGCGTGTCCCGACGATTCTTTACGCATATCCGCTGGACTATGCCGACCCTTCAAAGGCTGGTCAGGTTGTAGGTTCGCAAGAGACATTCACGCGACTGTACGAATACAGGCTGCTGCTTCTTGGTGGCTACGCGATCATCGACAATGCTTCGTTTCCCATCGTCGGCGATCCGAAGAAAGCTTACGACACGTATCTGGAACAGCTCGTCGCAGATGCAAAGGCCGCGGTGGACGAGGCGGTGAGGCTTGGCGTCGCCGACCCCGATCGGATCGGGGTGACGGGGCACAGCCACGGCGCCTTGATGACCGTAAACTTGGTAGCGCACTCCAATTTGTTCCGTGCCGGAGCCGCTACCAGCGGCTCCTATAACAAGACGCTCACGCCCTTCGGTTTTCAGAACGAGCGCCGATCGGTTTGGGAAGCACCGGATGTTTATATGAAGGTTTCGCCGTTTTTCTCCGCAGACAAATTGAAGATCCCGCTGCTGATCATCCACGGTGGAGAAGACGCGAATCCCGGGACGACTCCGCTGCAATCGCAAAAGCTTTACGAGGCGATTCGCGGCAATGGCGGTACCGCCCGCTTGGTGATTCTCCCGCACGAGCCGCACTGGTATAGCGCAATGGAGTCGAATGAACAGCTGATTTACGAGATGCTGCGCTGGTTCGACAAATACGTAAAGAACGCGCCCCCGCGATAGTAGACCGAAGGCCGACGCCTTCACTCGCACATTACATCCTCGGAGAGACTCGATGCTGCAATTGAATCCGCTCAGAAAAGTGTATGACGTCTGCATCATCGGATCAGGCGCGGGTGGTGGGACCGCTGCGAAGGTGCTGACTGAAGGCGGGCTGAATGTCGTGATGTTGGAGGCCGGACCGCGGCTCAACCCGGATAAAGATTTCAAAGAGCATGTATGGCCATTCCAGCTTCCCCATCGCGGCGTCGGAGTCGGAGGCAAGCAGAGTGGCATCGGCAACGAATTCATGGCGCCCAACGGATTTTGGGAGATCGATGGCGAGCCATACACGACAGCACCCGGCTCATCGTTTCGTTGGTTCCGATCACGCATCGAGGGAGGCCGAACAAATCACTGGGGGCGCATCGCACTCCGGTTTGGCCCCGCTGATTTTCGTGCCCACTCCACCGATGGGAACGGGGACGACTGGCCCATCACATACGAGGAACTTGCGCCCTACTATGACAAGGTGGAATCCTACATCGGCGTGTTCGGCTCCAAGGAGAATGTCCCCAATGCACCAGACGGCGTGTTCATGCCTCCACCCAAGCCGCGATGCACTGAGACCCTTGTAAAGAGGGCCTGCGACAAGCTGAATATCACCTGCATACCGTCGCGCCTCGCCATTCTGACCAAGCCGCTGAATGATCGCGATCCATGTCACTACTGCGCGCAGTGCGGTCGCGGCTGCAGAACCGCTTCGAACTTCAGTTCGAGCCAGGTCATGATTCCTCCCGCAGTGGCAACCGGCCGTCTGACGATGATTGCTAACGCCATGGCCCGCGAAATCGTGATGGGCGCCAACGGTAAAGTCGAAGCCGTCTCCTACATCGACAAGTCCACGAAGAGCGAACAGCGGGTCTATGCCAAGTCTGTCGTAGTCGCAGCGAGTGCCTGCGAGTCCGCGCGCCTGCTATTGAATTCCCGCTCGCAGAGCTTCCCAGCCGGGCTTGCGAATTCCTCAGGTGTCATCGGCCGTTACCTCACCGATTCAGTCGGCAGCGATCTGACAGGTTACTTTCCGCAACTTGAAAGAATGCCGGCGCATAACCACGACGGTGTTGGCGGCATGCACATGTACATGCCATGGTGGCGTTTCGGGAAGAAGAACGAATTTCTCCGTGGATACCACATCGAGTTTGGAGGCGGCCGCGACATGCCAGGCGTCGGCGGCTTCGATTATGTTTGCGAAGAAGAGGAAGGCTACGGCGTCAGCCTGAAACAGAAATGCCGCAGTTCGTACGGAACCTTCATTGGATTCAGCGGGCGTGGCGAAATGATTCCCAACGAGAAGTCCTTCTGCGAACTAGACCCCGAGGTGAAGGACAAGTGGGGCATTCCCGTATTGCGCTTTCACTGGCATTGGGGCGAAAACGAAACCAAAATGGCGGCGGATATGCAGCAGACGTTCCGCTCTATCATCGAGGCCGCAGGTGGAACCGTAATTGGTGGTACCCGGCGGCATCCCCAGAAGAGTAGCGCCGGTGCGAGCAATGCACTCGAACAGCAGCCCTCTGGGCGCATCTCCGAAGGCGGCGCTATCATCCACGAACTCGGCACCGTTCGTATGGGCAGCGACCCAAAGACCTCAGCGCTGAACAAGAATTGCCAGGCTCACGACGCCAAGAATCTCTTTGTGGCCGATGCTGCTCCGTTCGTCACGAATCCCGATAAGAACCCCACATTAACCATCATGGCCCTGTCGTGGAAGACATCTGAGTATTTGCTCGACCAAGCCAAAAGAGGAGAGCTATAGCCATGGCCGCGGATACCCTGACTCGTCGAGCAATCTTGAGATCTCTTACCATCGGGGCCGTTGCAGGTTCCGTTCTCCGCGTCATTCCGCTCGAAGCTGCTGAATACGCACACAACACGATTGAGTCGGAGAAAACAGTCGCCCAAACTGGAGCCTACATTCCGAAGTTTTTTGACGCACAACAATACAAGACCCTGCAGTCGCTCTGCGAGACCATCCTTCCCGCAGACGCAGACTCCGGCGGCGCAATAGAAGCCGGCACTCCGGAATTCATCGACCTGCTTACCAGCGAGAATGAGGAATATCAAGCCAAATTAGCGGGCGGCTTGAAGTGGCTTGACTCTACATGCACGACGCGCTTTAGCGGAGCCTTCCTGGATTGCACATCCGAGCAGCAAAAGGAGATCCTCGACCTCATCGCCTATCGCAAAAGTGCGGAGCAGGACGAGAGTCTCAGTCAGCCGGTCGAATTTTTCTCCTTTTTGCGTAAGTTCACCGCAGACGGATTCTTCACCAGCAAGATCGGGATCAAGTACCTCGGATACAAGGGGAACACGTACCTCACTGCGTTCCCTGGATGCCCACCCGTGCCGGATCATGAGTCCATGAAGTCTGAAACTACAATCAGAAATTAAAGCTCACCTGCAAATCGATGCTCCGATTCGATGCCGGCGAGGAGAAGAATCCTCCTGCCAGTGCATTGGACTTTCCAAAAAGCGGCGAATCAAGAACGCTCACCGGTGGTGCGAGGTTCACGTTGTTGAAGACGTTCCGCGTCATGGCTGCGAAATTCAGTGAATAGCGGCGCGCGGCTGCCTGGTCAAAACGCGGCGGCCCGTTACTGCCGCTAAGACCGCCCGGACCGAGACCACCTCCTGGAGGGCCTCCGCCACCAGGGCCACCTCCCGGCGGAGGACCACCGCCACCAGGACCGCCGAACGCGCGGTTCGAGCCTGAATTCTCAACCTTGGGTCCGATGCCAAACGACTTGCTTACACGCATGTTCATGCTGAACTGACCGGGACCGGTTCCATAGTTATATGGAATGCGCGCAGCGTTCGATGCCGGGTTCAGATCGAATGCGCCATAATTCGTCTGCACTACATCCGTACTGGCGGATGTCGCGAACGCCGGCCGATCGTTGAACTGGTTATCGCCATTTACATCCTGCCCGATTGTGATGTTGAAAGGCGTTCCGGAATTCGTAACAAGCATGGGACTGAATGACACCCCATATGGGCCCTGAAGATTTCCGCCAAGCAGGAAGCGGCTCCGCACGTCGAAGTTTGCCCTTCCGTAATCGGCTTTTGGATCAAACTGGTTCGAAGGAAAGTAAGACGCGCCCGACGTGTCGGCATTGGCAAAGTTCAGCATGTAGAAACCGAACAGGGACACACGCTTTGCCTTTACGTTGTAATTCATGGTCACTTGATTCTGGTTGTACACTCCGCCCGATTCGAACTGGTAGATGTTTTCGTTGATGCCATTAGGACGTGTACCCGTTCCCGTAGCGGCGTCATAAGTTTCGGGCAAGAAGGCGTTCACGTTGTCACTCAAATACTGGTGAACTCCACGCGAATTGACATAAGTGACGGAAGTGGTCGCGATCTTTCCGAACTGATGTTCGATCCCGACGGCCGCCTGCATGTTCAGCGAGGCTCTCATGTTCGGCGCTACCTGGTAGATGGTTGGTGCCACCGAGCTAAGCGATGAGAGCGTGCTGACTGACGGTGCATTCCCGTAGAACGAGGGATTTTTGACCACGAACTGCTGCTGATTAATGCCGTTTTGGCGAATGGCGTCGAGCACGTAAGACGCTCCGAAGCGATCGTAAAACCATCCATATCCTGCACGGATCACGGTCTTCGCAGGAGTACCCTTGCCGCCCGCGGGAGCCCAGGCCACTGATATGCGAGGCGCCCAGTCGTTGTGATCGCTGATCCCGTTTTGCGCCTCGTAGCGCAAGCCGTAGCTCAGC
It encodes:
- a CDS encoding prolyl oligopeptidase family serine peptidase, whose product is MPVRDTLSSLFVGALIASSACVHLSAQANSALPNTTPAASSPLESTSGYNLPPKNILDVMRAPSPPYPLVSPTEDTILLLSLQDYPSISRVATPFLRLAGVRVEPRNHSKHDTPGGYGITPCADSYDLVQIADHRQTHVELPVGACPGIPVWAADGKRFAFVNLALDSVELWIGDGKTGEVHQVSGVRLNPMFNDAMQWMPDQKRLLVKLVPEGMGAPPPEPVVPIGPSIQETGGEKGQSSTYENRDTLGNKHDEDLFDYYAASQLAIVDTATGTITPVGKPGNYESLSPAPDGQHLLVTAIHKPYSYVTTYDRFPKEVEVWNVSEPSHISVKTIASLPLADRVPIQGVPLGPREFSWRATEPATLVWAEALDGGDWNVKVPARDKIMLQKAPFDSPAQEITRTEQRYEGFNWSDLASVALLNEYDENRHWRRSFIIDVDDQKGKPHLLWDLSTDEHYANPGYPVEHQLANGFSVVRQDGDRIYLSGTGSSPDGDRPFLDRLDLKTLKSERLFRSEKTSYERFLSFTGPNPEIFLTWHQSPVDAPNAFERTLGEPLKGPAGEAAFASTSVAITHIPDATPEVRAIKKRLVKYKRADGLDLSFTLYTPPGYQEGTRVPTILYAYPLDYADPSKAGQVVGSQETFTRLYEYRLLLLGGYAIIDNASFPIVGDPKKAYDTYLEQLVADAKAAVDEAVRLGVADPDRIGVTGHSHGALMTVNLVAHSNLFRAGAATSGSYNKTLTPFGFQNERRSVWEAPDVYMKVSPFFSADKLKIPLLIIHGGEDANPGTTPLQSQKLYEAIRGNGGTARLVILPHEPHWYSAMESNEQLIYEMLRWFDKYVKNAPPR
- a CDS encoding gluconate 2-dehydrogenase subunit 3 family protein; amino-acid sequence: MAADTLTRRAILRSLTIGAVAGSVLRVIPLEAAEYAHNTIESEKTVAQTGAYIPKFFDAQQYKTLQSLCETILPADADSGGAIEAGTPEFIDLLTSENEEYQAKLAGGLKWLDSTCTTRFSGAFLDCTSEQQKEILDLIAYRKSAEQDESLSQPVEFFSFLRKFTADGFFTSKIGIKYLGYKGNTYLTAFPGCPPVPDHESMKSETTIRN
- a CDS encoding GMC family oxidoreductase; the protein is MLQLNPLRKVYDVCIIGSGAGGGTAAKVLTEGGLNVVMLEAGPRLNPDKDFKEHVWPFQLPHRGVGVGGKQSGIGNEFMAPNGFWEIDGEPYTTAPGSSFRWFRSRIEGGRTNHWGRIALRFGPADFRAHSTDGNGDDWPITYEELAPYYDKVESYIGVFGSKENVPNAPDGVFMPPPKPRCTETLVKRACDKLNITCIPSRLAILTKPLNDRDPCHYCAQCGRGCRTASNFSSSQVMIPPAVATGRLTMIANAMAREIVMGANGKVEAVSYIDKSTKSEQRVYAKSVVVAASACESARLLLNSRSQSFPAGLANSSGVIGRYLTDSVGSDLTGYFPQLERMPAHNHDGVGGMHMYMPWWRFGKKNEFLRGYHIEFGGGRDMPGVGGFDYVCEEEEGYGVSLKQKCRSSYGTFIGFSGRGEMIPNEKSFCELDPEVKDKWGIPVLRFHWHWGENETKMAADMQQTFRSIIEAAGGTVIGGTRRHPQKSSAGASNALEQQPSGRISEGGAIIHELGTVRMGSDPKTSALNKNCQAHDAKNLFVADAAPFVTNPDKNPTLTIMALSWKTSEYLLDQAKRGEL